GCTGCCAGGATAAAGGTCGAAACGGGCCGCACGGTCGCAAGACTGGTGTCGCGGCCGTTCCAGGTCGAGAACAGATCGACCGAGCCGGACAGAACGACGTGCAGGAAGTCGCTGGGTTCGCCCTCGCTGATCAGTTCGATATGCGGGGGAAAGTTCTGCACATAGGCGCCGCGCATCAGCGCAAAGAAATTCTCATCGGTCATTCCTGAAAACAGGCCAAGTGCCCGAACTTCGGGGTAATGCTGTTCTGGCATGGCTGCACTCCCCTGTCGAACGACGCCAGCATCCATTCGGCGCTTGATATTTGTCAAGAGATGAATTGACCAGCGCAGAATTGTACTTGACCAAGCCTGCGCGCGCAGATGATAATTTACGATAACTCATTTATTTTTCAGCATATTTTGTGTGATTTGATCTAGATCAAACTCTTTGGGCCGCCTTGCCCGCAGGTCTGGTGCCAATCCCCGCCTCGGGGTGACCACGCCATTCCGCCGGAGGCCCCTGCCATGCAGTCCCACGCCACTGCCTCGCGCGCCGATCAGAACCGCGCTCTGGGCCTGAGCACCATAGCCTTCACCGCCTGTTTCGCGGTCTGGACGATCTTTTCCATCATCGGCGTCGCCATCAAGGGCGAGCTGGGCTTGAACGACACCCAGTTCGGCCTGCTGGTCGCCACGCCGATCCTGACAGGGTCACTGACCCGCATTTTCCTCGGCGTCTGGACCGAGAAATACGGCGGACGGCTAGTGTTCTCGGCGCAGATGATCCTTGCGGCTTTGGCCACCTGGGCGCTGACCTTCGCCGACAGCTACGTCATGTATCTGGTCGCAGCACTGGGCGTGGGTCTTGCCGGCGGGTCCTTCATCATCGGCGTGGCCTATGTCAGCCGCTGGTATGACGCGGGCCATCAGGGCACGGCCCTGGGCATCTTCGGCGCGGGCAATATCGGCGCGGCGGTGACCAAGTTCGTCGCCCCCTTCGTGATGGTCGCCTATGGCTGGCAGGGTGTGGCCAACACCTGGGCCGCGGCACTTGCCCTGATGGGCGTGATCTTCTTCGTCTTTGCCAAGGACGACCCCGCGCTGGTGGAGCGTCGCAAATCCGGTGCCAAGGCTCCTGGATTTGCCCAGCAGTTCGCGCCGCTGAAGAATCTGCAGGTGTGGCGTTTCTCGCTGTACTACTTCTTCGTCTTCGGTGCCTTCGTGGCGCTGGCGTTGTGGCTGCCGCACTATCTGATCGACGTCTACGGCGTCGATGTGCGCACGGCGGGTATGGCGGCCGCGTCCTTCAGCCTGTCGGCCAGCCTGTTCCGCGCTTATGGCGGGCACCTCTCGGACAAGTTCGGCGCGCGGTCGGTCATGTACTGGACCTTCGGCTTTTCCATGCTGTTCCTGTTCATGCTCTCCTATCCGCCAACGGATTACATCATCCAGGGCAAGGACGGCCCGATCGCCTTTTCGACCAGCATGGGCCTGTGGCCCTTCATCGCCACCCTGTTCGCGCTTGGCTTCTTCATGAGCCTCGGCAAGGCGGCGGTCTTCAAGCACATCCCGGTCTACTACCCCAACCATGTCGGCGCAGTCGGGGGTCTTGTCGGCATGATCGGCGGGCTTGGCGGCTTTGTTCTGCCCATCGCCTTCGGCGCGCTTCTGGACCTGACCGGCATCTACACCTCGTGCTTTGCCCTGCTGTTCGTGCTGGTCGCCCTGGCCCTGACCTGGATGCACCTGTCGGTCCGCGCGATGGAACGTGCCGCCCATGGCGAGGCCTTGGACAGCCTGCCGCAACTGCCGGAAATGCAGGCCATCCACCACCCGGACCGCACCACCATGCCCCGCGTGCTGGAGGATTGGCGTCCCGAAGAACCCGCGTTCTGGGCCGATAAGGGCCGCAGCATTGCCCGTCGCAACCTCTGGATCTCGATCCCGGCGCTGCTGCTGGCCTTCTCGGTCTGGATGGTCTGGTCGATGGTCGTAGCCAAGCTGCCGCTGATCGGCTTTGCCTTCACGCCCGAGCAACTGTTCTGGCTGGCGGCCCTGCCCGCCCTGTCAGGCGCGACACTGCGGATCTTCTACGGCTTCATGGTGCCGATCTTTGGCGGCAGGCTTTGGACGACGCTGTCCACCGCCTCACTGATGCTGCCTGCCATCGGGATCGGCTATGCGGTGCAGAACCCGGAGACCCCCTACTTCATCTTCCTGGTGCTGGCGCTGCTGTGCGGGCTTGGCGGGGCCAACTTTGCCTCCTCCATGGCCAACATCGGCTACTTCTTCCCCAAGGCCGAAAAGGGCAACGCCCTGGCGCTGAACGCAGGCCTTGGCAACCTTGGCGTCAGCGTCATGCAGTTCCTGGTGCCGCTGGTCATCTCCGTGGGCGTCTTCGGAGCGATGGGAGGGGCACCGCAAGCCCTGACCGAAGGTGGCGAGCTCTGGATGCAGAACGCAGGGTTCATCTGGGTGCCGTTCATCCTGATCTCGACCATCGCGGCATGGGTCGGGATGAATGACATCGCCGACGCCAAGGCCAGCTTTGCCCAGCAATCGGTGATCTTCGGACGCACCCACAACTGGCTGATGTGCGTCCTCTATATCGGCACCTTCGGCAGCTTCATCGGTTATTCGGCTGGCTTTCCGCTGCTGAGCCGGATCGCCTTTCCGGACATCAACGCCCTGCAATACGTCTTCCTCGGTCCCCTTGTCGGTGCGCTGTCCCGCGCGGGTACGGGCTGGGTGTCTGACAAGTTCGGCGGCGGGCGGGTCACCTTCTGGGTCTTCGTCGGCATGATCGCCTCGGTCCTTGGTGTGATCCTGTCGCTGCAGGCGGGCAGCTTTGCCGGGTTCTTCGCCGGGTTCATGGCGCTGTTCTTCTTCACCGGGGTCGGCAATGCGTCGACCTTCCAGATGATCCCGGTGATCATGGGCCGCGAAGTGCCGCGCCTGATGCCGCAGCTGGCCGG
This sequence is a window from Paracoccus zhejiangensis. Protein-coding genes within it:
- a CDS encoding nitrate/nitrite transporter: MQSHATASRADQNRALGLSTIAFTACFAVWTIFSIIGVAIKGELGLNDTQFGLLVATPILTGSLTRIFLGVWTEKYGGRLVFSAQMILAALATWALTFADSYVMYLVAALGVGLAGGSFIIGVAYVSRWYDAGHQGTALGIFGAGNIGAAVTKFVAPFVMVAYGWQGVANTWAAALALMGVIFFVFAKDDPALVERRKSGAKAPGFAQQFAPLKNLQVWRFSLYYFFVFGAFVALALWLPHYLIDVYGVDVRTAGMAAASFSLSASLFRAYGGHLSDKFGARSVMYWTFGFSMLFLFMLSYPPTDYIIQGKDGPIAFSTSMGLWPFIATLFALGFFMSLGKAAVFKHIPVYYPNHVGAVGGLVGMIGGLGGFVLPIAFGALLDLTGIYTSCFALLFVLVALALTWMHLSVRAMERAAHGEALDSLPQLPEMQAIHHPDRTTMPRVLEDWRPEEPAFWADKGRSIARRNLWISIPALLLAFSVWMVWSMVVAKLPLIGFAFTPEQLFWLAALPALSGATLRIFYGFMVPIFGGRLWTTLSTASLMLPAIGIGYAVQNPETPYFIFLVLALLCGLGGANFASSMANIGYFFPKAEKGNALALNAGLGNLGVSVMQFLVPLVISVGVFGAMGGAPQALTEGGELWMQNAGFIWVPFILISTIAAWVGMNDIADAKASFAQQSVIFGRTHNWLMCVLYIGTFGSFIGYSAGFPLLSRIAFPDINALQYVFLGPLVGALSRAGTGWVSDKFGGGRVTFWVFVGMIASVLGVILSLQAGSFAGFFAGFMALFFFTGVGNASTFQMIPVIMGREVPRLMPQLAGADRARQIAMESGGIVAFTSAIGAYGGFFIPKAYGSSIAMTGSPIGALWLFLAFYVVCLAITWVVYTRPGGLLHDIERGRASSGAAAHPAE